Within the Equus przewalskii isolate Varuska chromosome 1, EquPr2, whole genome shotgun sequence genome, the region TGCcatattttaccattttcctATTTTGGACATTAATACTGATTCCAATATGGAGTCCATTATTAAATAATAGTGTGATGAACATCTTCATGAATAACCCACACATgcgcacatacatacacacacatactttagACCTCACATAGGAATAAGTCCCAGAAGAAAAATCActagatgaagagagagaaatagatgtaAACTGACTTTGAAACCATTTTAAGGAAACAGATACCATCAAGAGCACCCCAGTCTTCCTGATGCTACAGGCATTATTAGGTAATCGTTTTCCTTCCTAACGTGTGTCATTCTACGTCAAATGCTCCTGTCAGATGTGAGGGGGAACTGACCCACCAGGCACTGTCCTTCAAGACCACACACCCATGTCCCTGGTGGCAGATATCTCTGGCTACTCTCTCGCTGGCTCTGGCTTACACCCTGGGGCTCCGTGGAGCTCCTCATGGCTGACTTTCTGGGGTCTCTAATTCTGTAGTGTGACGGCTTCTTCTAAGAGTGTCCTTTTGCACTGCTGTGACCCGAAGTTGTCCCCTGGCTCCTGCACCTTCTACTGTTTGCTTATTTATCTCCACATGTGCATtcagctcttccctcccctgtgCTTCTACCGGTGCTGTGAGCCCCAGGTGAGGCTTGGCAGATGGACATGGGGACAGTCTTGACTGAAAAATAAGCTTTTGCAGtgtcccagtggtgtagtggttaagtttgtgtgctctgcttcggcagcctggggttcgtaggttgggatcctgggcacagacctacgcactgcttgtgaagccatgctgtggtggcatcccacatacaaaatagaggaagatggacacagatgttagctcaaggccaatcttccttagcaaaaaggggaagattggcgacagatgttagctcaggcctaatctgcctcaccaaaaaaaaaaaaaaaaaagcttttatttgctttttgttatttttcagtgTGCTAGGCTTTGCTTTTTATATCCATGTGATtgatttgttattctttttagtgcagttccttctctttttgatatTGGTCCTAATTGATTCAATATTTGTCCAGCTCTCATGAATTTGTTGTGTTCTGTCCCGTCCAACTCACTGGTGGTGCTGTTTGAAGGATCAAGACACTAAATAAGGTCATATGGGTCACAATGAACGGTCTTGTCCTTGAAACATGgcattttgtgagtttgtggacTGGGGCCCATGCCTtctacatgtaaataaataaagataaggcTGCCCAggtgcctcctccctccctccctcccctccagacATCAACTCCACTGAGCGCAGACTGGGGACCTCAGGACCTGTGAGTCTCTGAGTCTTTTCCAATGTTACATGGCCCTTGTGGAATTGAACAAGGTCACCCATGTGAAACTGTAATGTGCAATACagataaaataagagaatttaattattttcaagacAATCATGAGGATTCCAAATACAGATACATCTGCCAAACTGACctgcctgggggaaggggaggaatcAGGGGAGTTTAGAGGAAATTTCTCCTGACTATAAGTTCCCCAGTATCAGGGATAGAGCCTGTTATGTGCCTGGCACAAATAGAGAGACCAACACTTGATGTATTGATGGATGGCCAGGCGGTACTTTCCAGCCCAGCAACACTGGAGCCCTCAGGTTACAAAGCTGCCATAACCCAGGTTGCCAGCAGGGGGCATCAGGCCAGGCTGAAAGGGACTGAGACTGCTGAGTGACTCCACAGGCCATGGTGGCTGAGGCCCTGGGGGATGCTGGGCAGGCTGGAGGAACCAAACTGTCTCTGCTCAGGTGGGAAGTGGGTACTGGCCCCTCTGATAGGCATCAGGTGGGCTGGCAGATCAGGTATGACAGAAACATGCAATAGAGGAGAATTCACATGGGGCTTTTGGAAGTCTGTtagggaggtgagagagagactgGCTCAAGACAGGGTGGCCTGGAAGGGAAAGGAGCTGGTGGCCAGGGCAGTCACATGGACAACAAGTGCTGGAGTGGGACGGTCAGCCAGGGAGGAAGGTTGACTGAGCTCAGTGCTGGGCCCAGGACAGGGCAGGGAATGGGACCAGAGTGAGGGCTGGGGGCCATCGTAAGAGCGTCTGAGCCTCCGAATCTGCAGATGGTCCTGGCTGTGGGAGAAGCTATTCTTGCTGGAGAGAGAGGCCCTGGAAGCAGGAAACTCAGTGCCCACGGCCTGGCCCTCTGGCCTCCTGGGTCCATGGAGTTGCTCCCCTTCGACtgccctgctcctctctctgtcAAATTCTTGGGGGGTTGGTGATGGTGGTCGGCTTAGAGATGTTAAGAAATTTCTTGGGCCCAGAAAGGATCAATTTTTGGGGAAGAAGATTGTTGTTTTATAATGGGCAACCTTTAGACTCAGCCCTTGCATGTGGACTGGAGCCTTCACTTAGCTTTAGGCTGACTTTTGGTGAGGATATTGCTGATGGGATTCAAGGTCACCAGGATGGGGGCAGGGCACTGTGTGGAGCAACCGAGGGCCTGGGaaggcagggggaggtggggctgaaaatgGGTGTCACAGGGTGTCTGGCAGAGCCAAGGCAACAGGGGAGCCCTGTGTGCAGTCATCCAGCCCCTTCTGAGATCAACTGCACCCTGGGCTCCTCTCCTGGGCAGAGGTGAGTTAGTGAGGACACCAAGAAATGTTACTGGTTGTTAAGCTGGATCCAGAGACAACTCTCACTACTGCAGCCATTTTGTCTGATCTGCCCTTTCCTGAGTTGGAGTGAGAGATTTTAATTACTTGTCTTTGTAGCTTCACATTCTCTGCCTTCTATGAACAGCCCCCTTCCCAGCTGATAAGAGAGAGGCTCACACACTAATCTTTTAGTGAACACCCTTCTTTCCAGCCATCCATGTTGAGTGTCTATGTAGAATTGGACTTATTAATCTAGGTTTAGGATGGGAGCTGGGGTCTAGAAAGTTCTTGGGCTCAAATTGAGGAAAATCCCTGACTGTGCTGGGCAGAAGTGTCAGGAATACAGAGGGTTTTGTGAGATGGGCTGGAGCCTCTGGAATGGGGATGGTTACTCACCTGTCCCAGGCTTGGGGTGCAGAAGAAAGGCCAAGCAGAGCAGGAGCCGCTGCATCTTCCCTGAAGCTCTGCTCAGGTCAGAGCTGCTGGTGTTTCTTCCTTCCAGACACACGGTCCCCGAGGGGAAGGCAGTGGTGTGGCCCAGGACCCCACAGACCTCCTAGACCTGTGCTTCTGGTTTCCTTGCATCATCTGCAAGGTGGTTTGTCAAAGTTATCTGGCTTCCGGTAGATGACAGTAGCTCCGTCACCAGCCACACTTGCACTCTCAGTGCTGAGTCACAAGgtgaaagcaagaagaaagaacaagaaagcaaAACCTGTGCTGCAGCCAGCAGAGAAGCTGGACCCCAGAAGTCCCTCAGTGACTGAATCAAGAATGTCTCCATTTCTCAGCTCTGTTCTTTTccaaggatggatggatgaagtcATGAATAATTACTTAGCAAGCTAGGTCAAGGGAGGTGAGCAACATGGCTCCTGCCCTCAGAAGCTGATGGTCAGCCAGAATAGACTGAGAATCGGTGGTTAGAGTACAGGCTGGTAAGGGCTGTGGTGGGGGTCTTCTTGCTGGTGTGAGATAGAGACTGGACCTGCCTTAGGAGCATGTAGAGCCGGACACACCCAAACAGCCCCAATGGTAACCCCGCTTCCCGTCTGACCACCATTCCAGCCTTGTATTTTTGGAATATTTGGAAACATGTCTTTAGGTGTAAATATTCTGCAAGAAAGAGAGCTTCCTTTATCCCACCATTTTGAACAAAGTCCTGACTTGATATTCATTGGGCCAAAACAAAGCATCATTGGGTTCATCAGAATTTAGTGGCCTGATTGGTTATACTTGGATCATTTAGCACACCTGGACCTGAGGTGGGGACTGTTCCACCCAAATCTTAGTGCCTGTCTTTTTGGGAAGGGGCTCCTCCTCAAGAAATGCTGGTTACTATTGCCAGGCGGTGGGGAAGTGGATGTCAATCATCCAAATAATTACTACCCACCAGGTATTCTCTGTCCAGGGTCCAGTGAACCACGGCTCTGATGTCCCTGGTCCTAACAATTATAAGCATTTGCAAACAGATTATCCCAACACTCTCACCAGTGTGCTGACAGATGAAGGAGTAATGGAAAAGGAAGTCATTATGAGTTCTAAATAGCCAAATCCCAATTCTGTTAAAGCAACAGCATCTTATGAAGacatagaaaaagagggaaaggcaGAATGCTTAAGCATTAATGATGATGCTTGCTGGGTGGTGGAATTctcagtaattttaattttcttattgataCATTCTACCTTTAACTATCTTTCTATGATGAATATGTATTACCCTTCTACCCAATATACATTTTCCCGTAGTCAAAGCACACATCAAGGGCAAACATTCAGCAAACCACTTCTTCTTTCCAGTCTAACCTTCTCTAAGCTGggtgttttaaaaatgagattacttttctgaattcattgttCTATACAAGATGTAGAGATTGttgaaaaatagaagcaaaatttCCTCAATAAGCTATACGCTAGGGTCAATTTTAGTGATAAAAGGAGGAATCAATGGTTTCTACTCTAGAGATGAAAATTTATTAAGTCCCTGGCAGCCTCTACTCCACCCGCCTCTGCACAGTGCAATTCTGGCCTCTGTCCCACAGAAGATGGATGGATCAATCCTGGGGGCACCTGAGTCTGGTCCCTGCTGCCTGAACTATTGTGCTTTTTATCCAGGGCAAAAAGCTTGAGATCCTGGTGAAGATATGTGGAggtttcccatttctttttccaaaggagacaatGCCCTGGGCCATGTTGTTACACACGAGGCGGCCCCTGGAGTCCCCCTGtggacagagaagggagaagtctCAGTCGATCCTCTGGCTGCCCCCTTCTCGGCTTCATATCCTCCCGGGTGCTCTCCTGCCCCCATCTCAGGGCCCAGCTGTTCGGATGGTTAGCGGCTGAGTGGTCACCATTCACCTTGGCTCTGAGTGTTAGGGAGATTGGTGGATGCTCTGTGATCTGTCTGCACCTTGAGCCTGTGTCCTGGCTGTGTTCTCTCTCCAGCTCAACCCAGTCCCAGGCCCTCCTCTTGTTTTCCCATGGACAAAGGCCAAGAGATTGGCTGGAGAAAGATGCCTGGGCCCCACATGCTAGGAACAGCATGCCTCCACCCATGAGTGGACCCAGGTCAACCATTGGCTTAGGGTGGGAGAAGGCCTGGCCTTGTCACCCCAGCATCACTGTGTCCCTGGGGCAAGGCTGGGAAGACACTTGTCTTCTTACGCTTGTAGTGGCCTTCTTGTTGTTAGGGTTCCTCACACACAGCTGGATGGAGTTGTAGTTTTTGAAGAGGTCCTTGCACTTCTGCTCATTCTGTACTTCTAGATCCATCTCCTGGAGTGTGTTTGCCTTTTTGCCACTTGCCTGTTTCCCATAGCCTGCCACACTGCACACCTGCCCCGGCCTCAgccagtcctggctctgcagcAGAGTGATGGTCTTCACAGCCCAATTGAGTTGAGCCTTGTTTTGCAGCTGGTCAGAAAGGTGAGAGACGGCAGTTCAGGTCCCTCCCTCCAGTTGGGCTCAGAGCCAGGGATGAGGTTGCTTGTACCCCACTCCACCAGAGTCCCCCGAGCCCCCTTCTATTACATTGACCCAGTACAGCAgacaggtgggaggagaggaggggactgaGACCCTGAATGAGCTGTTTGCTCCCTTGTAACCTGTGTGAGTGCACCTGAAATTCAGCAAGCTGGTACCTTCAGTAGCCTGATGTCGTTGACCTTTGAATTATCGTTGTGAGGGAAGGATTTGAGCACAGGAATGACCTGCTggctgttttccatttttctgatctTGTGAGCACCCAGGATGACActtatttttctgtgaagaaaAGGTGGATTGGGTGAGTCACAGGAGATACGGCTCAGTCTGTGAGAGATAGATTGAAGTTCCAGCCAAAGGTGCACCTACAGCTGAGTCagacagggaggaagggaaaagtgaaCAGTGTCACTATGCTCTGCTGCGTAGCAGTGACCCAGCCTGGTTCTTCAGCAGCCTGTATGTCACCCAGGCCTCTGTCCACACGCTCCACCCCTGAATCCCACACTCACTGTGTCCTGGCCTGAGCAGATCAGATTGCTCCTCTGATTGGTCATTGGCTCTCTGTGCTCAGGGACCTTCTTGAGTTACAGGCCCTGGGACAGTAGCTGGGGTTTCCAGGAAGACAAGGACTCACTTGGGCTCCTCACCTTCCATTACAGTGAACTGCTCCCAGCACGAAGTTGTCTTGTACCAGGAACCTTTCGCATTTGCTCCCACCACCTATGTCATTGTAGGAAAGTACAGACACCATGTGGGGCCGGGAGTGTGGTCTGGCCTCTCTGCCCCATCTGATCTTCCCTGAAAGAGAAAATTGCTGGATCTCTGTGTTCATGGCAAACAGTGGCTAGTCACTGCCTGGTGGCCTAAACCCATGGGATGTTCAGAGGCTGGGGTGGTTGTATTGTCCTCAGGGACCCAACACAATGAGATGGGACTGTGGGCTTCAGAGGGCAGCTGGCATGCTTGCAGCAGGACTTGTTTCCTAGCTttgttctcagtttcctcctgcaGAGATGAGGCACTCAGCCCTTGTTCTGGAGCAAACACACTTCATATACATGTTAAGGGGACTGTCCTAGAAGCCCTGGAAATTACTTTCTCTGACCTACCCTGGTTGCTTCTTTGTCTCTAGCTTCTCAGACTCCTGTGTCCTTACTTCCAGAATGAGCCTAATCTGAGACCTGAACATTTTGAGCTCACGGAGCTGAATACTATGCCTTCTTTCCCCCTAATCCTTGGTCAGGCACGTAGTACATACCCCAGAAATGCTTGCTGGGTACATGAATGAACATTCCTCAATTTGCTCTGGTCAGCAGCCAGGGAGGAGCAGTCCTTATTCAATCTGAACCCCGGCACAGATTTATCTTTCTAAGGCATTGAGCTCTCAGGTCTAAGAGGGCAGAGTACAAAGGTTGGGAAGTCAGAGTGAGATGGGGAAATGTGCAGGAGGGGGCCTGGGTAGAAGCCAGTCTCCACTAGGGCTGTGGGCATAGTGCTGAGACAACACTCTGATGGCTCAGTTAGTTTCTGAGTATCTGCTCTGGTAGAGCTGAGTGTCTCAGCAGAATCAGAACAAGGTGAGTGTGACACCCATGTAACTGAGTATGAGCTAGCTCTTCTAGTCTTGATCCAGAGGATAGCTCCTGGGTTAGATAACCACTCTTAGCTTTGTAGAATGGGGCATTATATCCCCCATTTTCAGCTTTCCCCCCAACAGAATCATGTGCTATTCTAATATTGTCACTTTCCAGGTGACAGGAGTATGACCCATAGAAGGGACAAGACTCACCAGGTCTCTCTGGggctaattttattttccacaatttCTCTGCATTGCATATCTGGTGATAGATCATGGGATCAGCAAATTTTGGGAATGGACTGAAGGAGGGGAGGATCATAATGACAGCCTCACTGGGACACTGTGGAAGTGTTGGTGTTGGAATAAGCCAGGCTTCTGAGGATCTCCAGGGGCATTTACCTCCTTCAGGCCTGGAGGGTAGGAGATTGACCAACAAGaacagaagcagcagcatctTCTCTGAAAGGCTGATCAGGTCTGAAGTGGTGTGTGCCTTCTCCTTCCAGGCTTTTCAATCCTAGAGGTGAAGGAAGaaggggctggctcagtgacCACCAATTTCCTCCCAGTTCTATTGCTTCTCAAGATTAGAGCTTTCGTCACATCCCTCTTCCCCTCACAGAAAAGGGCTGTGTGGTGAAGGTTTTGCAAGAGCCACATTCTTAGGAGACCACATTCTCCAGGAGAAAATCCTGAATTCTCTGAATGGAGATTTGTGGGGCATTTGGGATTAGCCAGAAAATGTGTCCTCTTCCCCTAAGTGAGACCCTCCAAGATCATGAATATGACCCCACCATGCCTTGAATTTGTGATTAGGTAACTGTCTACTTCCTAAAATAGCATGCATCTATGCAATCCTACTCTTTGTAGAGCTTCATTCTTTTGATAGctcaaggttcttttttttaatagatactaAAAAACCAAGCACTAGTCTCTCCTAAAACACACTAGCCATGAGCCTAGTCATCTATTCACTTTGTGGTAGTTTCAGGCACTTGCAACctgttgggggtggaggtgaggagcAGAGATTGGGGATGAAGTGTAGATGGGGCATTGATGAGAGTACTAGGAAGAGAAGGTAATGACAGAATAGGAGAGTCTGTGAGGAGGGGTTTGACAGAGAAATGCACTTGAGTTCACTCTGTGATCCCAGGTTGCCCTGATAAAGCTAATGTTGTTCTCAACTTCTTGATGTTTCAAAGACCCCAGAGTGAAGTAGTTGGGGACATGCAGATATAGACTGAAACAGGAGAACCAAAGCTTTGCCACTCATTCCGAGTTTCCTTGGTCACTCCTCTCCCCCCCTGGCGCAGGTAACCTGGTGCCCCAGTGAAGACCATGATGTAGGCAAAGGTCATACCCCCGAGGCTCCCTGTCCCTGGTGAGGAATCTGGCATGGTTGTTCCCAGAGTTCTCTGCACACAGGTGCTTGAGGGCTGTCAGCTTTTGGACAGGAGAAGTTTCAAGTTATGATGCTGCTTTGAATACAAGCATTCACCCTGAcagtttaaattgtttttctttgttcttatataatttaataaagatATGTGAAGTCTTTGGAAGAATTATCTCAAACTGAGCATAATGCTTATGCTGCTTTTGCATCTGTTGGATCAGTCATTTCCCAGAAGGTGGAACATGTCAAACATCTCATTTTCATTCTGTGTCCCAGACGTGGCTGTTCCTTTTAGGGGATATCACTGTTCTCCTTCCTTTGATGACTTAGGCCTCCTCTTCACCCTCAATTCGGAAACCACAATATGTTTAGCAATGttttaatgatttattaattaaatgtGTGTTCATACCTTGGGTTATtatgtacccattaaataatatttatgaagtttTGGAAGCGTAGAAAATTATAGATGGTAGAATGTAATTTTGCCCCAAAGCAGTTGTTTATCATTTGAGTGCATCTTGTCACAGAGACCCGTGAGAGTTCTTACAATTTCCGTAGCTGGTTTCCTGTACTTTTGGCTGTGCTATCATGTTTTTCTGATAGATAACTCTCCTCTGAGCTATTGGGACATTATCTCGGGCTACATGTCTACCCCACAAACAACTCAGACCCCTGTTCTCCCAGGGTTCCCCCTGGATCCAGATTATATTGGCAGGCAGTTCCCTCTTTCTGATCTTCTTCTCTCTCGGCCCCCTGTCTCATTGGACCGACACCTAGCTGATCATGACTCTGCTGCTCTGGCCAAGGGCAGAAGGCACCAGTGCCTGTGCTAAGCCATCGTGTCTGGAGAGAAGCTTGGCTGCTCTCCTGAGGCTCTCATTACTAAATTTGTAGTTGCTTTAGAACTTTTCAGTGAGcggaaagagaacagaaagagggGAAGTGAACTGAGTGTCTGAGATGTCTGGAACACTGCATGCAATATATGTCTAATGGGAgtcccagaggaagaggagagagagaaaggagaagaaaaaatatttgggaaactaATGGCTGACAATTTCTCAATTTTGGTCGaaataaacccaaaacaaacCTAAATCATTAATGTAAACCCAGAAGAAGCTCAgtaaactccaagtaggataaagtATCACAGAAGAATGGGCAAGATTTcccccattcctccttcccttctaccCTAGATATCATGGTCTCATTTACAGTCCAGCTCTCTCTTCAGACAGCCCCTCTGGCTCATTCTTCCCACAGCTGCTACTTGTATATCATGTTAGCAGGGGAGAAAAGCCAGGATGGAGACGCTTCTGAGTCTGTGACATCGACCAGACATGATGCCTCTTCTGCTTGACCTAGAAACCTGAGTGCTCAAAGGAAAATGTAGCTCCAAGGATGCCATACAGGTGCAGAGGAGATCGCTGCCCACTTTCTACAAAAAGTATTTCCTACCATTAGAGCTttattccttttgtatttttgtattataaGAGATTCACTTTTACTACTACTTTGtcaattgtggcaaaatacatataacatCAAATTTAGctataacctttttttttttttggtgaggaaggttggccctgagctaacgtctgtgccaatcttcctctattttgtttgcgGGATGCTGCCATtgcgtggcttgatgagaggtgtgtaggtccatgcccaggattggaatctgtgagccctgggccactgaagcacagtgtgtgaccttaacctctacaccactgggccagcccctattaaccatttttaagtgtacagttcagtggcattaagtacattcgcatttttgtgcaaccatcatgactatccatctccagagctttttccttttccaaaattgaaactctaaacTCAATAAACAGGAACTTACCATTGCTCTCTCCTTCTAGTCCCAGGGAATCATCACTCTCCTTTGTGTCTCCATAAATTTCCAAGAGATTCTAATGTAAATGAAAGAAGCTTGAGCATGGTCTCATCTTAAACCTTACACCTTGTTTATCAATTAGACCTTATTAGGCAGTAGGCCAACTCTAGGCAAGCAGAGATTTGAAGAGaagtgaaagacagagaaagagctgGGGAGGTGGCAAGCAATGGCAAAAAGCCTGCCTGAATTCATCCTTCTGCCCTCAACTACTAGGATGAAGGCAAGGTTCCTCCTAACTTCTCCTGAATGTGTTCAGGTGGGACAGAGAAGTCTGGCTTTCCACACTTTTGGGGATCTtggaagataaagagagagagaagcaaatttcttcatctgaatgGGGTATTGATGTCATCAGGGACAACTGAGAGGAGCTTGAAGCCTAGTGAGGGATTCTGTTCTTGCTTGCAAGGAAAGAACAGCCCCAGTGAAGAGTGACTGCCTCCACCCGGGCTCTGCTCCCCTGCCCTTTCTACACAACTCACTGTCCTGAGAAGTAGGAATATCAGTGCCATTGCCTCCAGAAAGCACATCCCTATTCTGATCCTCAGTGGAGCTGCTCAGTAGGGTGGAGGATGGGATCTTCTTCCACTTGTCCGGTCTCCTTCACTACCTGAGAGTTTAGCTTGGCTTGAGGTGTGAGAAAGCTTAACTTGAGGCTGAGTCTAGGGGATCCTGGCCTGGGTCTCTGAGGAGAGTTCTGGAAACCAGAGGACAGGTCTGGTGGCCAGAAGACAGGTTGTTTAGAGCCTGGGATAGTCTGTGGAGGTGGAGATGGTGGGGAAGGGAGCCCTTTGTCAGGACCACTACATACTGAGATGGGCCTTCTGGCTTCTGTGGGCAGCATGGCATCCCTGTGCCATGGCCAGGCTCCTTCCTTAGTTCTCAGTTTCTCCCTGTTTTGATGAGAAACTCAGCTCGGGTCTGTAGCAAGCATGCTTCAGATACGTCTTATGGGGAAAGGTTCTGTCTTTAGGGTAGACTGTCCAGAAGACCTGGAAAACACTTTCTCTCTCCTATGCTGGTTGCTTCTTTGTCCCTGACTATCTCACCTCCCTGTGTCTTGCTCCCTTCCAGGATGAGGATGGTCTCTAAGACCTGGAAATTTTGAGCTGATCGGGTAGGATACTCtggtatttttctcttccatcttgaGTTGGACGCATATGAAATACCCATAAATATTTGATGCATGAGTGAAAATACATAAATTTGCTCTGGCTTGCATGTGTGTGGGAGATCCCCACAAGGATTCTGAACTCCTGCCTGGATTTATCCTTCTAAGTCATTGAGCTCTCAGAATAATAAGGGCAGAGGACGAAGGATGGGAAATCAGAGTGAGATGGGGAAATAGGCAGGAGGGGTGTGGGTGGGAGCCAGCCTCCACCAGGGCCATTGGAGCAGTGGTGAGGCAACACTCTGATGGCTCAGTTAGGGTCTGTGTATCTGGCCTGGTATTGCTGAGTGGCTCAGCAGTAGAGGGACAAGGTGAAGGTGATACCTAGGAAACTATTAGCCAGCTCTTCTATTCTTGatacagacaaaaattcctgGGATAGATAACCACTCTTAGCTTTCTAGAATGGAAAGTTATATCCCCCATTTTCAGCTTTCTCTCATTGTGTACCATTCTAATACTTTATCAGAGTCCTGGTTACAATGAGTGGGCCATGAAAGGGAGAAGCCCACCATTGCCCTTTGgagaagttttcatttttgtgctttcaGTGAATTGTTGTCAAATAGAGCTGGTGTTCAGTAAATTCCTGTGTAGGACTGAGACAAGGATGGGTCACAGAGGTAGCCTGGCAGGAGCTGTCTGCAAGTAGTAAAGTTGTTGTAAAAATCACATTCTTAGATAGTTGCTGAGTTAGCATGATCACATTCACCAGGAGGAAATACTGGGTACTCAGATGGAATGGATAGGGGTTTGGGGCACACTGGCCTGAGTCAGACATGATATTCCCTACCTTGGTTTAATTCTGGGTGAACAAAGAGCCTGAATATCACCCCACATTGCCTTTCATGTGTGGTTAACACCTGCATGCATTTTTCCTATAATATCATCACTTGATGCAATCCTTTCCCTTTTAGTCTTTACTGTTTGAGGGCCTGAGCCCttttttcatattcattcaaAAGGGCCCAACTCTTGTCTCACCTGAAACATGTTAGCCAAGAACCCAGTCATCCATCAACTTCTTGGTAGTTTCAGACAATGGCAAAATCCTGGGTGTGTGAGTGCAGGCTGGATATTGGGCAGGAAGTGGAGATGGCATGTTAAAGAGAGTAGTAAGAAGGTAAGAAGAGGCCAAAAGGGGAGCCCTTAGAGGAGAGTTGACAGCAAATGTGCTTGAGTTCAGTGTGTGTTCCTAGGTCACCCTGATAAAGCCAATGTTGCTCCAAATATCATGGTGTTTTCAAGGGGTCACAATTTCCAGTTGCAAGGTATTTAGAACAGGCAAGTAGAGCTATAAAGCGATGAAATCAGACTTTGTTATGAATTCCCCCTGTCCCCACCATTCCTGTCCTAGTGTGCTTGGGTCACGGGGCCCCATTGAAGACTGTCATTTAGGCCAACTTTCTGCACCTCATCATTCTCTGTCCCTGGTTGAGAGcttctgctttaattttcatGGAAAGAAGAAACAATCCCAGTTATAGGAGACTGCCCCAACCTGGttgttgttttcttccctttttctatcACTCAGTGTTGGGAGAGGAATGGTGGCTGCACTGGAAATACTGGccatttcccttttaaaaacacattcctAGGCCTAAGCCTTAGTGGAGCAGCTCTCTAAGGTGGAAGATAGAGTTTTCTCCAAACTGGccagtttccttctttccctggGAGGAGCTCAGCACAGTGGAGAGAAACCAAGAGAATCTGGCCATTGGATCTTCCAACTTTGGCCTCTGAGGAGAATTTCCACAAGACAGGATCCTGGGAGTTGAATGGGCTTCCAAGTATCTTAGGAGAATGGATGAGAAACTGGAGGTGTTTAGCTGTAAGAGAGCACAGTTGGGCTGAAAAGATGGTACGTATGATAGCTG harbors:
- the LOC103544143 gene encoding mast cell protease 8-like; protein product: MVSVLSYNDIGGGSKCERFLVQDNFVLGAVHCNGRKISVILGAHKIRKMENSQQVIPVLKSFPHNDNSKVNDIRLLKLQNKAQLNWAVKTITLLQSQDWLRPGQVCSVAGYGKQASGKKANTLQEMDLEVQNEQKCKDLFKNYNSIQLCVRNPNNKKATTSGDSRGRLVCNNMAQGIVSFGKRNGKPPHIFTRISSFLPWIKSTIVQAAGTRLRCPQD